CGCCGGCAACCAGCAGCGTTGCTAGCGCCCAGGCAAGGAAGCCATGAGCCGTGTCGCGAAAATAGACTTCGTCGTCATGAATGCCGACCCATTTTGTGCGCAGGCGGCCGGCCAGATAGCCGCCGAGGCCGGACGAGAGCCACTGCACGACGACCAGCCAAACCGCAGCCGAAACAGCGAAAGTGGCGGCCGAGGCGCTTGCACCCGTCCAAGGTGAAACCATGGTCAGCCCCAGGCCGGAGCCGATGAGCATCAGGATCACCGTCAGCGTGGAAGCAGCGAAAGCCCCCGCCACGATTGGGCCCCAGCTTACGGCGGACAACGAAGATTCCCTTGCCCCGGAAACTTCAACATCAGTAACAGGCGAGACCATGGTGAAGCTCCTACCGTGCGAACAACAACAGGAGGATAATAATCGGAATCGGAACTCCGAGCAGCCAAAGCAATATACCGCGTCCCATAGCGATCTCCTATATTTCGATATGAAATATCAATTCCTGAAACAAGCTTTCGTTCCAATGGTCAAACGACAGAATTTTGAAATAGAATGCACTGGATTTATTCATCGAATGCGGCGCACAACTGGGTGCTTTGCTTGCCCATCCATGGTTGGGGAGCCCGGTCAGTCTTATCACTGATCTGCGGCGCCCTAACGTCGGTGCCGCTGCAAGGACCAAACGTCAAAACGGCGTATTAGTTTCACCTTAATGAACTGACGGACTCCAGCGTGGTGACCAGAGCGGCAACTCAGCCCCCCTCTGCCGCCACAGTTGCAAGGCCCACAAGCCTGCCGCTCGCTGTCCGAAATCGCGGACAGCGTGGCGAACCGAGATCTAATACCGATTGAGTCGGATTGTTCCGAATTCTACGTCGGCGCCTGCCCCCGGACGCCGGCCCCCCGGCCACAGGCATGTCTCTATTGCGCGATTGGAGGTCACTGCAGGTTGTCCGCAGCTTTGCCGCTCCTTCCGGGTCGTGTTCAGTAACCCCCGATGATCGGCAGGATCTCGCCGGTGATGTAGCTTGAGCATTGCGGCGAGGCCAGAAACACATAGGCCGGCGCGATCTCCTCCGGCTGCGCGGGCCGTTTCATCGGCGTCTGGGCGCCGAAGCGCGAAACGTCCTCGGACTCCTTCTCCGATGGGTTGAGCGGAGTCCATACCGGGCCTGGCGCCACCGCGTTGACGCGGATGCCCCTGCCGATGAGGCTGCCGGAGAGCGCCCGGGTGAAGGCGTGGATGCCGCCCTTGGTCATCGAATAGTCGACCAGCTCCTTCGAGCCCTCGATGCCGGTGACGGAGCCGGTGTTGACGATCGCCGAGCCCGGCTTCATGTGCGGCACCGCTTCCTGCGCCATGTGGAAATAGCCGTAGAGATTGGTTTTCAGCGTGGTGTCGAAATGCTGCTCGGTGAGGTCGGCGAAATCGGTCGAGTGCACCTGGAAGGCGGCGTTGTTGACCAGCACGTCGATCCTGCCGAAGGTCTTAACCGTCTGCTCAACCACCTTGCGACAAAAGTTTCTTCTGGCGACGTCGCCGCGAAGAATGATGCAGCGTCTACCTTCGGCCTCGACCGCTTGCTTCGTCACCTTGGCGTCGCGGTCCTCGCTGAGATAAACAACCGCGACGTCCGCCCCTTCGCGCGCGAAGAGCACGGCCACGGCGCGGCCGATGCCGGAATCGCCGCCGGTGATCAGCGCCACCTTGCCCTCCAGCTTGCCCGAGCCCAGCCAGAACGGCGCGTCATAGAGCGGTGCCGGGTCGATCGCCCATTCCTCTCCGGGCTTCGGATGATGCTGCTTCGGGAATGGCGGTACTGGATATTGCCTAGCGCCGGCCTGCATGGCGCCTTGCGATTTGGATTTGCCGTTTGACTTGGCGCGATCGGCCGCATCGACCTTGCGCTGCACGCTCCGCTGCCGGCTCGCCGCCTGCTCGGTGGCGGATTTGGTCGGCGAGGCGGATCTCATCAGCGCAGCTGATTTTCTTGCTCTTGCGGATTTCGTCAGCATTGCACTCTCCTTCGATACTCTCGGGACAACGCAGACGAACGGAAAAAGTTGGCAACGCCGCGCAAGCTGGCGATCCTCGGCTTCCCAAGACGCTCGGCTCGCGCCTCGAACTCGCTTTTGGCTGATTGGACGCAACCGGGCGGCGGCGATTTCGTTATGGCGATCTCATCCATGTGGTGGCACACCATGAAATTCTTCCACACGAACAAAGCGGAGGCCGCCCTGATAGCGGCGCCCTTTTCCGGGTTGGCCTGGCCTGCCAGCGAATGGGTTGGTGACGAGGCATGAGCAGTTTCCTGCCGCTCACCATCCGCTTCGTCCATGGTGGCACGATGGTGGTTTCCTCGATTGCCGACGCCAAGAAAGCGCTTGGCGGGACATGGAAGGACAAGGACTCACCAGCCTATCTCAAAGCGGCTCGCTTAGTGGACGACGCAGCCAATGGGATCTGTCGACCTGCAATCGCTTTTGCCGCCTTCAAGAAGGCGGCCACCGAGCAGGGCCTGCTGCAGCCTGCCGAACCAAGTGCCGCGCTCGACATGCTGGACCAGCTCTCGTCGCGCAATGGCAAGGGCCCGCCGAGATGACTCCGGCCCGGGCCAGCCCATGCTGAGTTGTCGAACACGACGGTCACAAAATATTTCGTCGGGAACATCGCTTGATCCTGTCAGTTTTGCTGGCTCAGGGAATGGCGAACGCCTTTCTTGAATTCGCTTAGGACAATGGGGCGGGAGCCGCTCCTTTTAGGGAACAGCACCCCCAACCGAAGGAGACGTCGATGGTGAAGAAAAGTTCGTCCGGCGCGGCGAACGGCCTGGAAAGCCTGTTCGTGGATGGCCTGAAAGATATCTACTACGCGGAAAAGAAAATTCTGAAGACGCTGCCGAAGATGGCCAAGGCGGCACAGTCGGAAGAGGTAAGCGCAGCCTTTGAAAAACATCGCAACGAGACGGAAGGCCAGGTCGACCGGCTCGAACAGGTTTTCGAGATGTTGGGCAAGCCGGCGCGGGGCAAGACCTGCCCAGCGATCGACGGCATCATCGAAGAAGGTTCGGAAATCCTCGAGGAGTACAAGGACGCGCCGGCGCTCGACGCAGGCCTTGTGGCGGCCGCCCAGTCGGTTGAGCATTATGAAATAGCGCGCTACGGCACGCTAATCGCCTGGGCGGAGCAACTGGGCCTGAAAGACGCCCTGCCCTTGCTGCGCCAGACCCTCAAGGAAGAATCCGCTACCGACGAGACGCTTACCAAGCTCGGCGAAAGCGGTGCGAACGAGCGGGCCCTGCAGGCGGCCGCGTGAGGTGCCTAGTATACGCTGGCTATGCATGCCAAAGGCCAAGCTTGCAATGTGGCCCCGGTCTTTCGGCCGGGGCCGTGTTGCGTGACGTCGATGAACGGCACCTGGCGACGCGGACGCCGTCACCGCGTTCATCATTGGCAGCGTGGAGACGCTCCCGCCAGATAGGCGTCTGGACGGAGTTCGGCATGGAACAAGCGTTCAATCGGCTTGCGGAAATTGTCGCTCACGCCGCGGGACGTGCATGGGTCTTCGCACTGTGCTTGGCTTTACTAGTCCTTTGGGGCCTCACCGGTTGGGTTTTCCAGTACTCCGGGACTTGGCAGCTCATCATCAACACCGGCACCACGATCGTGACTTTCCTTATGGTGTTTCTTATCCAAAACACCCAGAACCGCGATGGCGCAGCCATCCAGGGCAAACTCGATGAGCTCATTCGATCGGGCCGTGGCAAAAACGACCTCATCGGCATCGACCACCTTACGGAATCTGAGGTTCAAGAATTCAGGGACAAATTTGCAGAGGCCAAAGCCGCCAGGGAAAGCGTGGCCGCGCGCTCCTAGAACCCTATAGCGTTCGACCGTCGAATTCGATCCGAAAGCTGCTTCGCAATTTCCTGGAATGGCCCCTATGGCTCCTTCGGACGGCGGGTCCTACTTGGAGCCTCGATTCTTGTTATGGGCGCTTTCCTGATTCTTGCCGCGAAGGATATTGCGGTCATCTCGATCGACGCGTGTCGCGCCCCTGAGGCTCGATCCCTTCCGCCTTGCCTCGCGCTCCCCAGCCGACCGCTTCAGCTCCGCCTTGGCGTCGAACTTCTTGGGCGCGTTCTTCGTATTCTCACGCTCTTCGATGATGCGCATCTGCTGATCGTGGGTTGTGCGTCCAGTCATTGCCTGCTCCTTTTTGTCGGTAACGGCAATTCGACTCGATCGTTCCGCCATGTGCGCGGGTTTCGGCCGTTCCGGAAGTCTTCACAGGTGCTTAGGCGCCCGCCGGAGTTGGATGGGGCGAGTTATGCCGCCCAGGCAAAGTCCCGCTCCCTTCGAACGCATTGCCATCTTGCTGTTCGAATGCCGAGTTCTCGGAAGCGGTTATGCGCTTTTCACGGGTCAACCCTTGCCTCGCTTCGGGCTTGTCGAGT
The window above is part of the Mesorhizobium sp. WSM4904 genome. Proteins encoded here:
- a CDS encoding SDR family oxidoreductase — its product is MRSASPTKSATEQAASRQRSVQRKVDAADRAKSNGKSKSQGAMQAGARQYPVPPFPKQHHPKPGEEWAIDPAPLYDAPFWLGSGKLEGKVALITGGDSGIGRAVAVLFAREGADVAVVYLSEDRDAKVTKQAVEAEGRRCIILRGDVARRNFCRKVVEQTVKTFGRIDVLVNNAAFQVHSTDFADLTEQHFDTTLKTNLYGYFHMAQEAVPHMKPGSAIVNTGSVTGIEGSKELVDYSMTKGGIHAFTRALSGSLIGRGIRVNAVAPGPVWTPLNPSEKESEDVSRFGAQTPMKRPAQPEEIAPAYVFLASPQCSSYITGEILPIIGGY
- a CDS encoding DUF982 domain-containing protein — its product is MSSFLPLTIRFVHGGTMVVSSIADAKKALGGTWKDKDSPAYLKAARLVDDAANGICRPAIAFAAFKKAATEQGLLQPAEPSAALDMLDQLSSRNGKGPPR
- a CDS encoding ferritin-like domain-containing protein, which produces MVKKSSSGAANGLESLFVDGLKDIYYAEKKILKTLPKMAKAAQSEEVSAAFEKHRNETEGQVDRLEQVFEMLGKPARGKTCPAIDGIIEEGSEILEEYKDAPALDAGLVAAAQSVEHYEIARYGTLIAWAEQLGLKDALPLLRQTLKEESATDETLTKLGESGANERALQAAA
- a CDS encoding low affinity iron permease family protein, yielding MEQAFNRLAEIVAHAAGRAWVFALCLALLVLWGLTGWVFQYSGTWQLIINTGTTIVTFLMVFLIQNTQNRDGAAIQGKLDELIRSGRGKNDLIGIDHLTESEVQEFRDKFAEAKAARESVAARS